The Spinacia oleracea cultivar Varoflay chromosome 2, BTI_SOV_V1, whole genome shotgun sequence DNA segment CATCAATGACATAATTGTATTTTCACATTGCAAGGAGAAATCTCTTCTCTAATACCTGCCCCCAACCAGGTACAGAATCAGGGGGATAAGGGAACATTTAATTCCTATCCCTGTcctcgtgaaaaaattaatcccTGTAAACAAACAAGGGATAAGAGGGTGAAGGGATAAAATATCCTTATCCCCACTCTTTATCCCTCTAAACAAACAAGCCCTGAGTGCCATTTTCGCCTAATTGCATGATAAAGTATACAAGAAAATGAGTCTACTTTATGTGCCTAATCGAAGTGTTTGCCAAACAAATGACTTGCATTCTGAACTAAAAGTGAAAACAATgaataattgatttttttttgtgtgtgtggcAATTAAggaattttattaccaaaaggggAAGAAAAGAAGGCAACAGCCCAATTACAAGCTCAAATCTAACCGAAAATCACAAAGCTCAGTATTATTAGTTATAGTGTTCAAACGCGTAAGTTTGCCATGCATTACTATATCCAATTTAGCAAACGTATTTCATCGTCTGTTTCAAAGGTAAAAAGTCCAAAATCACTATTTGAGTCATTTAGTGTCAATTCTCAATCCGACTCATTAAACTCGATTGGTTTGTTCGATTGTTTAAAATTCGAACCGTTTAGAACCCATGAACTAGAATCCGAAATCCGATCAGATCCGATCCGATTATATCCACCAGATTCCGACCCAACCCGTTAAAGACTGATCTGTGACAATCGGAATTCGTTTTATCCAAATCGAAACCATCTGAACCGTTTCCAATCTATGATACATGTAATCCGAACCGTTTAACCCGTGACTCGTTTAATCTGAATTGTTTCAATTtgtgacccgtttaatccgaaccAATTTCAATCCCGAACCAGTTTAACCCGAACCTACACGATCATATAGTTATACAATTATGTAGTTATATATTTATTCTTGTATAGTTATAGTCTTACAAAGTTTTAGATTGAACTGGCTATCATCATCAATCCATTACTTATTATTAGTTTGTTAAAGTAATCACATGTATACGTTATACTTTTTAATTCGTTACAAATCATACTCGTTAATTATTACTTTATTAGTTAAGTACTAAAATTTTCGTTAATACGACGTAATAAactttattagttattagttcaCGATTAACTCGATCCGATAAGAACCCGAACCGATATGACCCTGAATCCGATGTAACCTGACTAAATCCGTTTCAATCCGACCCGTTTCAGTCTGCTCCCCAATTATCCGATTCGATATCAATTCGACCCAATATAAAACTGAACCTGAACCCATTATAATGCGACTAAACCTGTTAATAATCCGTCATGTTCCAACACGATCCTATCCGACCCAACCTGAAAACAATCtgacccgtttacaacccgatccgatatgaaccaGTTCATAAAAATCCGACCCGATCCGTTCCGTTAAGTTTTAAACCCGATATGATCCGACCCGATAGCCAAATAATTAAATCTGTTCCAACCGAGTTCGTTTCAACCCAAATCCCGATAaatccgacccaaacccgatccaTTAATCCAATGTGACACTCCTAAACAttacatttttttaataaatacacGGAAATATGTATGGAATTCTTTTCTTTGTATGCTACGCACTCGCATTTATTTGTGAGGCACATGTACACAATTATTGCTATAACGCTATAAGTCGAATTCAAAGGCATACGTTTTACATACACACATTACTCATCTCCACCGGTTTTGGACTTTGgcataatcattatctaatgaCCTACCTCTCTAGCTCTTGCATAATCCAATCATGATTTTTATTCTACATACCGTACACAATACACATATTGATCATGCTCCATTCTCATACGTAGTATAGTATTTTGACGTCGTCTCCAACAATTTGGCATAATCATTATCTAACGAGTAACGACCTACCTCTCTAGCTCTTACATAACCTGGTCATGATTTTCATCCTACATACCATACACAGCACACATATTGACTATGCTCCATTCTTATACGCAATACTTTATTTCGACGCGTGAAATGCAGACGCAACTTCTATTTATAATCGAAGAGTATAATAATCACCATTCACCAGTACTAAAGATGGCTATGGGCCGGGCCAGAAACCCGACCGGAAAAACCCGTCCCGGACTGAGCACGAAAAAAGCCCGGCCCGACACGGGCACGAAATCATAGCCATGGGCCTTAAtgttttggaaaaagcacgacaaggcacgacACGACTCGACCCTACACGACAAAGCaagctaaatttagtaaaattagccttAGACACAACGGCCCGATCCGGCACGAAAACATGTGGGCTCGGGCCGGGTCTGGGCATTGTTTTGAACTTTTGGCCTGAGCCGGCCCACATGTGAGCCTGTCAGGCCCGGCCCATGTGCTCAGCCCGAAGCACGGCCCACGGCCATCTTTGGTCCAGTACCACATAGGATGAGGACATTCGCGCCTCACTTAGCTTACAAACGATTGGTACGTGAAATGAACGCTTACGAATCGTAAAGCATCTAACTGTTGGATCTCCTAAAGCACAAGATCAACTCGTTGTCCTTTTTCCCTCCCAAAACGGTAACGTTTATCTCTCACGCGCCAGACCACACCCTCTTAtcctttttaatttatttaaaaagaaaaaaaaaacagaggcaAGCAAGTGGGCTTCTCACTGTACCCAAAAGCTACTGACTTTGAGGTAGACAGAGAAAGTAtctatagagagagaaagcagaGGAATAAAGATGCAGGACACAGCTGGTGGCGGCGGTGGTACTGCTGGTGGTGGAGGTGGAAGCGAGCTGACTCGAGCGAGTGGACTTGCTCGATTCCGGTCAGTTCCGGCAACCTGGTTAGACGCCCTCCTTGAAGATGATGACTCGCTTAAGCTCTCGGGCCCACACAATACCCACCAAGGTGGGCTTACCCAGCTCTTGACCGCCGGTACTACGACTTCAGCTGGTGGGACGGGCTCGGTACCGGCGTCTCGGCCTGCTCCTTCTTACAtctctgctgctgctgatccgGGTTTCTTTGAAGGCGGTGGTGGGGCCCAACCGCCGGGCAATACGGTGGCTTTTCAGAGGATGAACAGCTCTCCGGCGGAGTTCTTGAGTGCAAATATTGATGGTTATTTTTCAAGCTTTGGGATTCCTTCAAACTATGATTTTGGAGGAGGAGGATCTTCTGTTGATGTTTCATCTTCTGGTAAAAGGTTGAGGGACAATGATTCTGAGCAACACTCTCCTAATTTCTCATCTCAAAGGGTACATATTTTATCTCTCCTCTTTTACCTATTGTTAATAGATTCAAGTGGGATTTATTTATGCAATGACTTTTATTTTGGGTTGGATCAAGTGGGTATTTTTTAAACTGGCAGTTGGGTTGTGGAATTTTGTGATTTTATGAAATTTGACTTTAGGGGATTATTTAGAAAGGGTGTTTTTAGTGAATTGGTTTGATTGGTGGATTGAAGTTATTGAAATTTGACAATTGGATAGTTTTTGTTTGAGAATTGCAGAGAGGGGATCACAGTGGCCAATTGAGTACAGCAAGTAGCTTGGTTGAGATGGAAATGGAGAAGCTATTGGAGGATTCAGTACCCTGTAGGGTTCGGGCGAAACGGGGTTGTGCCACCCATCCTCGTAGCATTGCTGAGAGGGTAAGATATTGATTGCCATCTTTTCAATTGGATGGTTTGTGATTTATATGAAGCTCCATAAGTATTGTTGATGGTTGGGGGACTTGGGAGCTAAATGTTTGTTTTTTCCCGATTGGTTTAGGTTCGAAGGACGAGAATCAGTGATCGGATAAGGAAGCTTCAAGAGCTAGTTCCAAACATGGATAAGGTATGTTTCAGTTTTGATATGATTCAGAAAATGCGAACTCTATTTTGTTGTGTGTTTGTTGATTTGATCACATTGTTTGTAATCATATGTTTGTGCTTCAGGCTCTAATCCCATTGTGCATATAGATTGTTGCTTTGCTTTTATTATGTAAGTTAAAGGGGAATGTTGTTAATAGTGTCAGTGGCAGTAAATTGTCAAAATGCTTTACTAATGAAGTGATTTGATTCATGCAACATGTTTACAATCTTGCTTTGGATCCTGATACCTAATCATTATATTGATATGCTTGTGAAGGTCGTGATGGTCTAAACTCCTTGTTTTAATGAAATACTGTCCGCCTTTCGTAGTTTCCTTAGACTGCTACTTCCAACTGTTTTACTGAGCTTTCCTGTCCATGTCTGGAAAAAAAGGATGATGTAAACTGAAATTTGCCAGTTGCTGATATTTTGGGATTTTGTTATAATTTCCTACGTTATTGTGTTATCCTATATTCTATGTGACTTTTTCTCGTAAGAATGATCAATTTAATAATGTTCATTTTGTTCGCTTGCAACTGTGCAAGCTAATGacaaaactatgcatattatgCATGCGAAGAGCTTCCTTTCAAATGCAATTTCTAACTGCGGTTCAGAAATGTCATGTAGATTTCTGTGAGTCTAAAGGCCTTTCTCCTTGATTAGACTAGTGGCCTGGATTTGGATATTCTATATCCCGCCTTTTTGGGGTCTTCAGCAGCAGTATTAGTTGCATTAGAGAAGGTAGGGCCAGCATGCTCTGCACTAATGACCATGGGCTTGCTTGGATCTTGGACTGTTTTCCCCTTCTCTTGTCTCCAGTTAAATGGAGAAGTCATTTGCCTTTGGTGCTTTTCTCGGCATTCTCCTTTTGGCTGGTTCTCCTAGCTTTGATTTACACATCTTGCTTTGGGTTCGAAACTTGGCAATAGAAATTTGGAAGTGACTGCTGTCTCATTGTAAATATTATAGgctatgttactcggactctTCATTTCACCTCAAGGACCTGTGTTGGATCCTCAATACTCGGATATGGGTCCGGTACTCGGACACTTCTTTTTTGGCCAAAATCATGAATACTTTCACAAAATAGCCGAGTCGGGCAGTTGGACACATACCTAAATCGGATACCTACCCATGCCGGACACAAGTACCCAATCTGAGTAACATAGATTATACATGTAACTAATTTTAAGGGTACTGGACTACTGGAGATAGGTCATAGGCCTGAACAGTTTTTCAGATAGTGATATAGCAGAAATATTTCAAACTTTCTAGTATCAGGCCATAGGCCACGTTGCTCACAGGAAAGTGGAGGACGGTTCTCATCATATTTGACTCTATTTCAGTaaggattatttatttgttttaattgttttttccGTCAGTGTTACCGGGGGAAGAAAATACAACTATCAAAATAACAACCATTAATTTCCGGAGATATTTTCTTACGAAGTTAGGTAAGAAGATTCCTGCCAATGGAGGGGTTTATGGAGGCCCGAACGTATTTTCCTTACCGCTATGTGAGGGCGCGTAACTCTAAGCTTAAGATATGTATTTCACTTAATATCTGAGACTGCGGGTTTTAAGTCAgaaaagttaatttttttttctcttttcttttttgcatTTTTAGTATATTACCTTTCTATGTAAGCAAGCTTTAAAGTTTAGTTTTCACCTGATAACTGAGGCAGCAGGGTTTTGAGTTTAAAGGAGTAatgaattattaaaaaaaaatgtcccCCTTTTTAGCATATTGGCTTTCTTTTGTAGAGTAAGCCTTAAGCCATGTTTTTCACTTGATGTCTGAGACAGCAGGTTGTAACTTTCTTTGATCGAGGGTTCATGTACCCAATATTCATTTGGTGATAGATTTTGGTCTTCTTTTGATGGCAGAGAAAGAAAGTCATAATGTGATCTTATTGGGCTTGAGGTCTTCTAAAGTTCTATAACTTCTTATCCACGAATCCGTTCTTATTATGATTTGACTCATTCATAAAGCATCAATTTAAGTCCTCAGATTATTTGGCAAGCATGGTGGAAGAGTATCAATAGTTCATGAAATACTCGCtcaaaaagaaaaatggagAAGGGAAGGTTTCATGAAAGCATTTGTGTCCGCGTCTGAGCCAGTAGCCGAGGCCTGTATATATCAACGATGATATGCAGGGTTTTTTTGTGGTGGAAAGTGTCGGCGTAATTGAGCATCAGATTGCTACTCATTGTCCTTTTAGTATGATGATTTGCAAGTGTAATTAACCTTGACTCCTTGAGGATCACAGctgtccttttttttttattggggtGCATTTGTGGCAAGAGCACATCTTTCAACTTGAAGATCTTAGGTTCTCGGTGCTAGCAAATAGTCACTAATCCGAAATATATAGAAATAAAGCTTTAATTAAGAGCAGGGCTACATTTCATGAGTGTGTTATGTTAATTGGAAGTTGAAAAGGAGCTGGCTGAAATGAAGGTAAGTTAAATGACAACTTAGGTTGGCATTTGTTGCAAGCTCACCATGAAAAGGCTATTAGTATTACTTAATAGTGGTTTTATTTAGGGGTCAGTCTTTGAGGACACTATCCTAGATTCCCAGTTAGTGACTTAGTGTAGCTTTCCTTGTGACCAAATATACAGAATCTAAATGCTAAAGGATAATAGGAAGTTCTGAGTTTCAAGTCTTAGCAGGCGATTGAGAATATGAGCACCTGATATACCTTCAAACCCTAACAAACCTTGTTGACCATCCGTCAATCTCTCTGATCAGCCGATATACTCGTTTCTTTCAGGTAACAGAACTTTAGACCTAATATTGAGCCATCAACCAACAAAAGAACATAGTGACTCGTTTGACATTTGTTTCTTACAGAGGGACTCCTCTGACACAGTTGTACTTGTACCTGATGGGAAATTACAGATTCACAAGTCAGAAAGAAAGTAGATCGAGCCTTTCACAGAAAAAGTGAAAGGGATGA contains these protein-coding regions:
- the LOC110787607 gene encoding transcription factor bHLH81 isoform X1 encodes the protein MQDTAGGGGGTAGGGGGSELTRASGLARFRSVPATWLDALLEDDDSLKLSGPHNTHQGGLTQLLTAGTTTSAGGTGSVPASRPAPSYISAAADPGFFEGGGGAQPPGNTVAFQRMNSSPAEFLSANIDGYFSSFGIPSNYDFGGGGSSVDVSSSGKRLRDNDSEQHSPNFSSQRRGDHSGQLSTASSLVEMEMEKLLEDSVPCRVRAKRGCATHPRSIAERVRRTRISDRIRKLQELVPNMDKSFGFPVSDTLSSWQQTNTADMLEEAVEYVKNLQKQIQELTEQQKKCKCVAKS
- the LOC110787607 gene encoding transcription factor bHLH81 isoform X2; protein product: MQDTAGGGGGTAGGGGGSELTRASGLARFRSVPATWLDALLEDDDSLKLSGPHNTHQGGLTQLLTAGTTTSAGGTGSVPASRPAPSYISAAADPGFFEGGGGAQPPGNTVAFQRMNSSPAEFLSANIDGYFSSFGIPSNYDFGGGGSSVDVSSSGKRLRDNDSEQHSPNFSSQRRGDHSGQLSTASSLVEMEMEKLLEDSVPCRVRAKRGCATHPRSIAERVRRTRISDRIRKLQELVPNMDKQTNTADMLEEAVEYVKNLQKQIQELTEQQKKCKCVAKS